The genomic region GCACTGATTAAAGCTCATTCAGTTGTCCAAAGATGAAAAACTCACCCCTAACAAAAAACAGCTATAGGTCATAGAGTGCTTTCTAGCTGGATTTTCCACATCTGGGATCTTTAAGCACATGTTTATCTTGTACAGAGCAGTCTGTTTAGGTAAACCCATCACGTTGTTGGAAACGTATGCATGTTAGCAGGAATACtggtaaataaaagattttagaCCGTCAGAggttgtttattttcatttaaattatggtTATGGATGTAAACCACCCTGTCAGCCCATAGGGAAATTAATAAGTCAGTCACTGCTATACATTtgcttttttaaattctgtACTGGAGTTATGAGGCAAATTAAGTTTAGCATATGGCTGTAGCTCAAAAAAAATCTCCTTACTATGGACTATGTGCTGCTGTTGTtcagaacagaataaaataaaaagtccaTATTATAAAGGAAATGTTGATGAGAGAGGGCAGGAGCGCAGGAACTCACTTCTTTGgtggagcagaaaagcatgtccTATCCAATGTTGGTGTAGTGTTCCTACTAAAGTGGCCGAGGAAGACCGTGACAAGTGAGATGGCGTTACGACTCAGAATTGCTTTTGCTCTTTGTCCATTTTACCGATAAGAGTGTCAGAAACCACGTAAACGAGACTGTTTACTACTTGACAGTGTTTTGAGTGTGATGCATTTGCATTTAGCACAATGTTAAACTATGGGTATTGAATTGTTCTGGTGATGGTCACTCATTcataactcactcattcatttttagGAGCTGTTTAAATGATTCAGTTTCAACCTCTGAGCTGTTCCTTTGTGTGAGTCAAATGATCTGATTCATTCACATCACTAGGAGGATATAAGCATCACTGACTATAAGACTAGTAGCTCCAGTGCAAACGAAACTAAATAAGCAGACTTTAACACAAAATATGTTTCAGCCCTTCAACTAATAATACAGATTTTTAGTATTTGGGGCTTTTGTTTCTCATAAATTTGTCCTGGACTGTTAACTTCTCTGTCAAAGCAGCTGTGAACACTGGTGTGTTTGTATATCCGTACATTGTGGCGCTCTTCATGCAGACTAATTTGTGCTAAATTCATGAAATTCCTCAGCTGTGTTCCCACAAACTCTGGACCACCCATTAGAGTCCCATTTATGGTCCCTGAGGAAAAAACTTCATGCCAGTCATGATGCTCCTTGGAAAAGAGCAGTGATTACTCGATGACTTCTGAGTATGACTTTTATCCTGGGCTTTTTTAGAAGAAttcatttttgtcttttcttttcagcaTCCTTCTGGTTTTAATAGCTGCATCGCCTTCTGCACCCCATTATTCTGCTGTTGAGTCATGTGCTCTGGCTTCACAGAGGTTTCTGAGTAAACAGGAAGTTTCATAGATCCTTCCTTATTCCACCCActcctttcctttttctcaCAGTCCAAACACTGAACGCTTCAGAGACACCCAAATGAGCAGTGCTCAGGGGTCGAACCGAAAGGCTCCGAAGTAGCTGGACGAGTCCTCCGCATGCACCGCAGTAGGAGCGGACACTGAGACGAAGATCTCGTCTCCCGCGCGCAGCTCGAACATGCCTCCCTGGTAGATGGAGTGCAGGGCGTTCTCGCTGTCCGGGGACCAGCACTTGGTGCCCACTCCCTTTAACAGCTGAATTGGCTGGACGTAAGCCGTCTTCTTataaacacactgcaccacctGCTGGCTCTCTGAGCTGGACTGGTGCTCACCATTGGACAGTGTGAGGTACCTGAAGTAGATCTGAGCGTACAGGTAATAGCGTCCCGTCTGAGGGATCTGCAGGCGCCCGTTGAACAACGTCATGTTGTGCATGTGCGAGCCGAAGCTCTGGTTTCCCCAGGAACGTACAAGGTGACGGCAGGACTGGTGGAGGTCTCTCTGAGGAGTTAAAGATGTTGggcctaaaaaaaaataaataacaaggagctcaattttaaataaaatgttgcaTAATGGTCCATGAGCTTTATACAGCACGCTGCCTTAAAAGGGCAGCAAACATCCTAAAGGACCCTTCTCACCCTggacatcatttatttaaactgCTGCCCTCTGGCAAACGATTCAGGTCCATGACTTCATGGACCAAGTGACTTAAGAACAGCTTCTACCCCAGCACTATATGGTAGCTAAATGCTGCAGGCttgtaaacatacacacacacacacacacacacaaatccctaTGTTTCACTGTTGTgcaataatttattcatatctatatacactgaccaggcataacattatgaataataattttgAATAATTCATTATGAATAATACTCTAGCAAATTAGtacaagagcattaatataaacctgtgattcgAGTTACAGCTGGAATTATTGTCAaaactgctgttatagaaaattaatcaacatcctctgaccaatcaaaatcaACTGAGAGAATTCCACTGAGCTGTGACAATGGTCAGGAAAAGCTCTCTGATAtgacatgaagaagaaacctcgaggaaccagactcaagcCTATCCCATGCTCTTCCGGGTGACACCCGATGGGATTAAAATACACAGCTATGTTTAGAATGCctgaaatatttgaaatatgaGTTTACATTAGAATAGAGGTTCACACCCCAACACTAACAGGCACACACCTTGTAGTCCATTGTCTCGGAGGGTGAGGTGAGCGGAGGGCCGCTGGTTCCCACCAGGAAGAACTTTCAGACGTGGCTCGGCTGTTTGTCTTTGTCCTAGGAAAAAGTCAACAGATTTAAGTCAAAAGGGTGAAGCAGAGCATGGCCAACATGAATATCTGAAATAAAACAGTTCTTATTTATATActtcaatatacactatattgccaaaagttttgggacacccctccgaatcattgaatgcaggtgttgggctcggccccttagttccagtgaaaggaactcttaatgcttcagcttcataccaagacattttggacaatttcctgctctttgtgggaacagtttggggatgaccccttcctgttccaacatgactgcacaccagtgaccaaagcaaggtccataaagacatggatggcctccacagagtcctgacctcatcaACCtagaacaactttgggatgaattagagaggagactgtgagctgaaccttctcgtcatcacaacaccagcgcctgacctcacaaatgagcttcttCTATAGAGGAATGGtctgttatagctgcaaggtcgggacaactccatattacattcatgtgcatgtaaaggcagatgtccaaaaacttttggcaatatagtgtatatgcatgtATATATTCCAGATTTCAAGATTACCTTGAAAGATGTGCTGAGAGATGATGTTTTCTGTAACCTAAGAGAGAAATCATAAAAGCTGCTCAGAtttgtaataacaataaaaacatttaaaaaggcTAACAGTAAATATTAGTGTTATATGAATAACAGTGTTGatatgaatataacagtgaataTGATCCCCTTAAAACTAGTGTGATCAAATGTATTTcatcatcttcacacacacacacacaaatcactacagtgtaaagtgtaagATAGAAAAGGATCTACATCCAGGAACTTTAAACACTGCCTACGGACAACAGAGCTCAGCAGGAGACTGGGGCTTTCACAATGCCTCATAACAACATTCAAGACACGTTTATACTCTCAGAATCAGGCATGGAGCCtctgagaaaacaaaagccaCAAGGACTGCAGGGAAATTCCTGCCAACAGGACAAAGAAGTGTTGACATCATAAGTGATCGACTTTCCTTCATGCCCACATATCAAATATACAAGAAAGTTTTCCAGAGTAAAGgccatgtgagagagagaaagagagagagagagagagagagagagagaaaacaaaccaaagtgGAAAGAGAAACATTGAGAGAGATGAAAGCTCAGTGTGAAGGATATGAAGTTCCAcatgattattttttgtttcctcTAAATGCTGGCTTGCATATTTTAATAACTGCAGCCAAACCAAACTGTAAGATACCTGAATAAACGAAACATAATAACCCATGCTCTCAAAGAGAAATCTTTTCATAAATATTGATATATTCTGAGGGAGGTTTTggtgcctcacagctccagggtctccaGTTCGATTGTGATCTCTGGTTATACTGGACATGTCACATGAATGTCTGTAAGCATTCTGTCAAGAGTTTCATCAAACCTTCAGTCAATCAACACTGCATGCAACTTCTGTGCGAATCACTGACAGCAGAAAGAGCTACAGACTACTATGGGGTTTTTTAGACATATAATTGTTTTAGTTATGAGTTTGTGCGTTTACAtttatcttttgttttgttctgagagagatacactgatcaggcataacattatgactactgccaggtgacgtgaagaagactgatgatctcctcatcatggcacctgttagtaggtgggatatattaggcagcaagtcaacattttttcctcaaagttgatgttagaagcaggaaaaatggacaagcgtaaggatttgagcgagtttgaccaaaaagggccagattgtgatggctagaccactggatcagagcatctccaaaactgcagctcttgtggggtgttcccggtctgcagtggtcagtatctatcaaaagtggtccaaggaaggaacagtggtgaaccggagacagggtcatgggcggtcaaggctcattgatgcatgtggggagtgaaggctggcccgtgtgatccgatccaacagacgagctactgttgctcaaactgctgaagaagttaatgctggttctgatagaaaggggtcagaatacacagtgcaggacgggtcagggctgttttatcagcaaaagagggggaccaagacaatattaggcgggtggtcataatgttatgcctggtaggTGTGTCATCTGTttaatttgtaataattcaTAAAATAAGATACACACCCCCTCACAGCCTCTCTCCATTTAGCTCCCTGTATAAATGTCCCTCAGCTTGTAACTAGATAATGGGATATCAGATCAAGAGGAAATCGAAGCCACCATTGTAGGTGTGCAGCTTCTTAAATTACACTGTCCTGAAGAGGACGCTAATATAAACAGACGGTAAAGCAcgtcaaagtaaaaaaaatgagtTTGCTAAGTTTGTTCCCAAGCCGGTGTATCGTTCCTAGCAATCTGTGATCATAAAAGCTCTCACTTAATGCTGTGACATGAGCAGTGTGTCCCTGAATAACTGCTGTACAGTGATTGTGTTTAGTTTCTTTCAGACTTCTGGTATCAAGGTATTTGTTGTACAACTGCAGGTTGAAAAGCAGGATCTGTGCAGCttatgaatttaaataaagttcACAGCGTATAAAGTGAGTTTCTATCGGGTTTATGctttgttcacacacacacacacacacaagtggggAAAAAAGGCTTAAAGCATAAAAAGAGCAGCATTGCGAGCGTGTTGGAATTTGACACTCCACTGACGTGCCTCTAACACAGCTGGTGTGGACTGAATGTGGTCTTTACTCCATGCATGATATGGCGTGACATGTGACGTGACATGTGACATGATGCAACGTTCcaggtgtaaatgagtgtgtgaatggtggCCATTGACAGACTGACATCTCATCCATGGTGCATTCCTGCCTCATGCCTAGTGTTCCCATGATCcacaggataaagcacttactgaagataaatgaaaaataaatgaatacatgaatAACTGACAAATCCAAAAAGCCCCAAACCTAGAAAATGGATCCACATCTACCTTGGATATATAAGTCTTAATTCCTTCAGCCAGTCTGATGCATGGTTCACCAAAAAGCTGTACCAGACCATCCGGCACTTCCTGATCTTTCTCCAGAGCGTTCAGCAGCCCAAGACAGCGCAGTTCCTCGGACATACCCTGACTCCGTGCCTGTCCGTCcaccagaagaaaaaaaaacatgagaaacagggattaaaaacaaacttacCCAAAGGATCATGTGGTCATTTATACAGTGGAGGGAAACAAAGAGCTGTTTAGAGCATAAGTAAGAACACATGCTCATTGTATGAGCAGATGTGCTGAGTTGCCTGCATCCCTCCCTTCTTAGGAATCCATAACGTAACATATTCAGAAATGTCATCACAACAAAAACTGAACTAGAAATACTGCCATGAAATGACATTAACATGCTGTGAGCTGGATGAACGGCTCGGTTCTTCACATTACTGCGTACATGGTGATGTTAACCAGGCATGGGTGATAAGGGTACGGATGAGACTGAAAACACATTCTCTAGTGTCTTGTGCCAAAACTCTCTTAATTCTGAAATTTGATAATCCAGGGAACCTCTGTAAGCTGATTTCCTTAGCGATTCTGTATTTCCTGTGCACCACTGGGGTAGTCAAAACAGTGTCTTTATTGCTGCTTTTCACTAGTTATATTATTTACAccgaccaagcataacattatgaccatccgccgagctactgttgctcaaattgctgaagaagttaatgctggttctgatagagaggggtcagaatacacagtgcaggatgggtcagggctgttttggcagcaaaagggggaccaagacaatattaggcaggtggtcataatgttatgcctgatcagtgtatgtaaatCAGTGTATgttgccaggtttcagcaaAATTACCATCTCAATGGACACTACACttcccctcctcctcccaccccaaaacaaacaaaaaaggcatttggacaaggaaaaaaaatgaaacatgccttatttttaacaaatttaaTTTAGCTTAATTCCAATTATTTGTTAGCccaattttgtttaaaacaataacactTTCACTAACCGTCCTGTCTGATGCTCCTCCACTGTAAATGTTCATAGAGTACAAACAGGGCAGCACGATTCCTCTCCCAGTGGGCTTCTTGTAGCAGTTCACATTTTTAACCACAATACAGTAATTAGCATTTCAATGCACAGGGCTGTGAATAAAGATTACTTTCTATTGCAAGGCTGATATACTGCTCTTGCCCCTATGGATCAGCCACCACTGGTTAACGTCACAAGCTTCTCTTTTCTCCCCCACATAACCCCAGCTTTTCAGCTTTAGTATAGCACCAGAGCTATGAGGCTGATCTTttagacaacaacaaaaacatatacactatatagccaaaagttttgggacagccctctaaatcattgaattcaggtgttgtcttTCAGGGTttaggctcggccccttagttccagtgaaaggaactcttaatgcttcagcttcataccaagacattttggacaatttcctgctctttgtgggaatagtttggggatgaccccttcctgttccaacatgactgcacaccagtacacaaagcaaggaacttgactggcctgca from Hemibagrus wyckioides isolate EC202008001 linkage group LG18, SWU_Hwy_1.0, whole genome shotgun sequence harbors:
- the tnfsf10l3 gene encoding tumor necrosis factor (ligand) superfamily, member 10 like 3, with protein sequence MDSVMDVVSVTPAVSSEGTEQEQSSERNALASEASSDSDYLRSACSESSSFIMAQPKIAVDAPSKLWITTVFVVIVVLQVASTTGLFVYLNMSVAQARSQGMSEELRCLGLLNALEKDQEVPDGLVQLFGEPCIRLAEGIKTYISKVTENIISQHIFQGQRQTAEPRLKVLPGGNQRPSAHLTLRDNGLQGPTSLTPQRDLHQSCRHLVRSWGNQSFGSHMHNMTLFNGRLQIPQTGRYYLYAQIYFRYLTLSNGEHQSSSESQQVVQCVYKKTAYVQPIQLLKGVGTKCWSPDSENALHSIYQGGMFELRAGDEIFVSVSAPTAVHAEDSSSYFGAFRFDP